One genomic window of Etheostoma spectabile isolate EspeVRDwgs_2016 chromosome 7, UIUC_Espe_1.0, whole genome shotgun sequence includes the following:
- the irx7 gene encoding iroquois homeobox 7: MPASQSGIGSFFLERNLSMPTGYHIPLLGCPPGVQQQQQQQQAQHLAAMAAGIPITYSGLQGYNFIPFPHHRHITHMNNGFDLKAASPYHHALLARGGAFYPPYRPGAAEDPGRVAKVATRESTGALKAWLNEHLKNPYPTKGEKIMLAIITKMSLTQVSTWFANARRRLKKENRVSWACKGKSDEEDDEQEGESDDADTSMHTCHLDEGDEEERQSDRADTDAHAESALDSSASVDARLEMPKQPSSKDEDRELALVKKVEKRDSDPTLSALESKENIASPKPKIWSLAETATSETVKKPLDNIYPSAGKLWLSGLQETDCLFRHVTPLMDLSKRVFRHLRDN, encoded by the exons ATGCCCGCATCGCAAAGTGGAATTGGCAGCTTTTTCTTGGAGCGGAACCTCAGCATGCCGACTGGATATCACATCCCGCTGCTGGGATGCCCGCCGGgtgtgcagcagcagcaacagcagcagcaggctcAACATCTGGCAGCGATGGCAGCTGGAATTCCCATAACGTACTCAGGACTCCAGGGATACAACTTCATCCCCTTCCCACACCACAGGCACATCACACACATG AACAACGGTTTCGATTTGAAGGCCGCCTCTCCCTATCACCACGCGCTACTGGCCCGCGGGGGGGCTTTCTACCCCCCGTACCGCCCCGGGGCAGCAGAAGATCCCGGCAGGGTCGCCAAAGTGGCCACCCGAGAGAGCACCGGGGCGCTGAAGGCCTGGCTCAACGAGCACTTGAAGAACCCTTATCCGACCAAGGGCGAGAAGATCATGCTCGCCATCATCACGAAAATGAGCCTGACGCAGGTCTCCACCTGGTTCGCCAACGCGCGGCGACGCCTGAAGAAGGAGAACCGGGTGAGCTGGGCGTGTAAGGGGAAGTCAGACGAGGAGGACGACGAGCAGGAGGGAGAGAGCGACGACGCAGACACTTCCATGCACACCTGTCATCTGGACGAGGGGGATGAGGAAGAGCGTCAAAGCGACCGCGCAGACACGGATGCGCACGCCGAAAGCGCGTTAGACAGCTCGGCGTCGGTGGACGCGCGCTTGGAGATGCCGAAGCAGCCAAGCAGCAAGGATGAAGACAGAGAACTTGCACTTGTCAAGAAAGTTGAAAAGAGGGACTCTGATCCCACGCTATCCGCTTTGGAGAGTAAAGAAAACATTGCGAGTCCGAAACCCAAAATCTGGTCTCTGGCCGAGACGGCCACGTCAGAGACTGTGAAGAAACCTCTGGACAATATCTACCCCTCGGCCGGGAAACTGTGGCTGAGTGGGCTTCAAGAAACGGACTGTTTGTTCCGTCATGTTACACCACTCATGGACTTGTCTAAGCGGGTATTTAGACACTTAAGAGACAATTAG
- the cd40 gene encoding tumor necrosis factor receptor superfamily member 5 isoform X3 has product MHALLLLLLLLGFVAMTTAQPQCDPLTEHELDGQCCKMCGPGTRMSSSSPPSSCQDPQCVDCGDNEYQEKYTKETKCQRQPYCDPHKNFQTAVHKSKKKQSPCVCKEGFHCSSKECITCVPHTPCKPGYGVQNIATHMEDTVCQKCPEGTFSNDSSWHSVCMEWTECESGYRIRQSGTDVSDNICEETSRRHIVLIVVLALGIGALAILGIVYWLCKEDAHGKVKVCVGSCFGDGRQPLRETKVLITNPTDATDEESMKLPELQSSQEEGGAGTPEENEDQQSQEISAGLFLTENGKLVTEEHGKSSHLSRQESQPHTITDSYASTAFTPTT; this is encoded by the exons ATGCacgcgctgctgctgctgctgctgctgctgggcttTGTG GCGATGACCACTGCTCAGCCCCAGTGTGACCCACTGACTGAACATGAGCTGGATGGCCAATGCTGCAAAATGTGTGGTCCAG gGACCAGAATGTCGTCATCATCCCCCCCCAGCTCTTGTCAGGATCCTCAGTGCGTAGACTGTGGGGACAATGAATATCAGGAAAAATACACAAAGGAAACCAAGTGTCAACGTCAGCCATACTGCGACCCAC ATAAAAACTTTCAGACTGCTGTCCATAAAAGCAAGAAGAAACAAAGcccctgtgtgtgtaaagagGGATTCCACTGCTCCAGTAAAGAATGCATAACCTGTGTGCCGCACACACCCTGTAAACCAGGGTACGGGGTTCAAAACATAG CCACCCATATGGAGGACACAGTGTGTCAGAAATGCCCTGAAGGGACGTTTTCCAACGACAGCTCATGGCACAGTGTCTGTATGGAATGGACAGA ATGTGAGAGTGGATACCGTATTCGACAAAGCGGAACAGACGTATCTGACAACATCTGCG AGGAAACCTCAAGGAGGCACATAGTTCTCATCGTTGTTCTGGCTCTTGGGATTGGGGCTTTAGCCATACTTGGAATTGTGTATTGGCTATGCAAAG AAGACGCACATGGAAAGGTAAAG GTCTGTGTTGGATCGTGTTTCGGAGATGGAAGGCAGCCACTGAGAGAAACCAAAGTACTGATAACCAACCCGACAGATGCCACTGACGAGGAGTCCATGAAGCTGCCTGAGCTCCAGTCCTCACAGGAGGAGGGCGGTGCGGGGACGCCGGAGGAAAACGAGGACCAGCAGAGCCAGGAGATATCAGCAGGTCTATTTCTCACTGAGAATGGAAAGTTGGTGACTGAGGAGCATGGGAAATCGTCACACCTGTCACGACAGGAATCCCAACCACATACAATTACTGACAGCTACGCTAGTACCGCTTTCACACCAACGACTTAA
- the cd40 gene encoding tumor necrosis factor receptor superfamily member 5 isoform X4 gives MHALLLLLLLLGFVAMTTAQPQCDPLTEHELDGQCCKMCGPGTRMSSSSPPSSCQDPQCVDCGDNEYQEKYTKETKCQRQPYCDPHKNFQTAVHKSKKKQSPCVCKEGFHCSSKECITCVPHTPCKPGYGVQNIATHMEDTVCQKCPEGTFSNDSSWHSVCMEWTECESGYRIRQSGTDVSDNICEETSRRHIVLIVVLALGIGALAILGIVYWLCKEDAHGKVCVGSCFGDGRQPLRETKVLITNPTDATDEESMKLPELQSSQEEGGAGTPEENEDQQSQEISAGLFLTENGKLVTEEHGKSSHLSRQESQPHTITDSYASTAFTPTT, from the exons ATGCacgcgctgctgctgctgctgctgctgctgggcttTGTG GCGATGACCACTGCTCAGCCCCAGTGTGACCCACTGACTGAACATGAGCTGGATGGCCAATGCTGCAAAATGTGTGGTCCAG gGACCAGAATGTCGTCATCATCCCCCCCCAGCTCTTGTCAGGATCCTCAGTGCGTAGACTGTGGGGACAATGAATATCAGGAAAAATACACAAAGGAAACCAAGTGTCAACGTCAGCCATACTGCGACCCAC ATAAAAACTTTCAGACTGCTGTCCATAAAAGCAAGAAGAAACAAAGcccctgtgtgtgtaaagagGGATTCCACTGCTCCAGTAAAGAATGCATAACCTGTGTGCCGCACACACCCTGTAAACCAGGGTACGGGGTTCAAAACATAG CCACCCATATGGAGGACACAGTGTGTCAGAAATGCCCTGAAGGGACGTTTTCCAACGACAGCTCATGGCACAGTGTCTGTATGGAATGGACAGA ATGTGAGAGTGGATACCGTATTCGACAAAGCGGAACAGACGTATCTGACAACATCTGCG AGGAAACCTCAAGGAGGCACATAGTTCTCATCGTTGTTCTGGCTCTTGGGATTGGGGCTTTAGCCATACTTGGAATTGTGTATTGGCTATGCAAAG AAGACGCACATGGAAAG GTCTGTGTTGGATCGTGTTTCGGAGATGGAAGGCAGCCACTGAGAGAAACCAAAGTACTGATAACCAACCCGACAGATGCCACTGACGAGGAGTCCATGAAGCTGCCTGAGCTCCAGTCCTCACAGGAGGAGGGCGGTGCGGGGACGCCGGAGGAAAACGAGGACCAGCAGAGCCAGGAGATATCAGCAGGTCTATTTCTCACTGAGAATGGAAAGTTGGTGACTGAGGAGCATGGGAAATCGTCACACCTGTCACGACAGGAATCCCAACCACATACAATTACTGACAGCTACGCTAGTACCGCTTTCACACCAACGACTTAA
- the cd40 gene encoding tumor necrosis factor receptor superfamily member 5 isoform X2 codes for MHALLLLLLLLGFVAMTTAQPQCDPLTEHELDGQCCKMCGPGTRMSSSSPPSSCQDPQCVDCGDNEYQEKYTKETKCQRQPYCDPHKNFQTAVHKSKKKQSPCVCKEGFHCSSKECITCVPHTPCKPGYGVQNIATHMEDTVCQKCPEGTFSNDSSWHSVCMEWTECESGYRIRQSGTDVSDNICEETSRRHIVLIVVLALGIGALAILGIVYWLCKGKQEDAHGKVCVGSCFGDGRQPLRETKVLITNPTDATDEESMKLPELQSSQEEGGAGTPEENEDQQSQEISAGLFLTENGKLVTEEHGKSSHLSRQESQPHTITDSYASTAFTPTT; via the exons ATGCacgcgctgctgctgctgctgctgctgctgggcttTGTG GCGATGACCACTGCTCAGCCCCAGTGTGACCCACTGACTGAACATGAGCTGGATGGCCAATGCTGCAAAATGTGTGGTCCAG gGACCAGAATGTCGTCATCATCCCCCCCCAGCTCTTGTCAGGATCCTCAGTGCGTAGACTGTGGGGACAATGAATATCAGGAAAAATACACAAAGGAAACCAAGTGTCAACGTCAGCCATACTGCGACCCAC ATAAAAACTTTCAGACTGCTGTCCATAAAAGCAAGAAGAAACAAAGcccctgtgtgtgtaaagagGGATTCCACTGCTCCAGTAAAGAATGCATAACCTGTGTGCCGCACACACCCTGTAAACCAGGGTACGGGGTTCAAAACATAG CCACCCATATGGAGGACACAGTGTGTCAGAAATGCCCTGAAGGGACGTTTTCCAACGACAGCTCATGGCACAGTGTCTGTATGGAATGGACAGA ATGTGAGAGTGGATACCGTATTCGACAAAGCGGAACAGACGTATCTGACAACATCTGCG AGGAAACCTCAAGGAGGCACATAGTTCTCATCGTTGTTCTGGCTCTTGGGATTGGGGCTTTAGCCATACTTGGAATTGTGTATTGGCTATGCAAAGGT AAACAAGAAGACGCACATGGAAAG GTCTGTGTTGGATCGTGTTTCGGAGATGGAAGGCAGCCACTGAGAGAAACCAAAGTACTGATAACCAACCCGACAGATGCCACTGACGAGGAGTCCATGAAGCTGCCTGAGCTCCAGTCCTCACAGGAGGAGGGCGGTGCGGGGACGCCGGAGGAAAACGAGGACCAGCAGAGCCAGGAGATATCAGCAGGTCTATTTCTCACTGAGAATGGAAAGTTGGTGACTGAGGAGCATGGGAAATCGTCACACCTGTCACGACAGGAATCCCAACCACATACAATTACTGACAGCTACGCTAGTACCGCTTTCACACCAACGACTTAA
- the cd40 gene encoding tumor necrosis factor receptor superfamily member 5 isoform X1, whose translation MHALLLLLLLLGFVAMTTAQPQCDPLTEHELDGQCCKMCGPGTRMSSSSPPSSCQDPQCVDCGDNEYQEKYTKETKCQRQPYCDPHKNFQTAVHKSKKKQSPCVCKEGFHCSSKECITCVPHTPCKPGYGVQNIATHMEDTVCQKCPEGTFSNDSSWHSVCMEWTECESGYRIRQSGTDVSDNICEETSRRHIVLIVVLALGIGALAILGIVYWLCKGKQEDAHGKVKVCVGSCFGDGRQPLRETKVLITNPTDATDEESMKLPELQSSQEEGGAGTPEENEDQQSQEISAGLFLTENGKLVTEEHGKSSHLSRQESQPHTITDSYASTAFTPTT comes from the exons ATGCacgcgctgctgctgctgctgctgctgctgggcttTGTG GCGATGACCACTGCTCAGCCCCAGTGTGACCCACTGACTGAACATGAGCTGGATGGCCAATGCTGCAAAATGTGTGGTCCAG gGACCAGAATGTCGTCATCATCCCCCCCCAGCTCTTGTCAGGATCCTCAGTGCGTAGACTGTGGGGACAATGAATATCAGGAAAAATACACAAAGGAAACCAAGTGTCAACGTCAGCCATACTGCGACCCAC ATAAAAACTTTCAGACTGCTGTCCATAAAAGCAAGAAGAAACAAAGcccctgtgtgtgtaaagagGGATTCCACTGCTCCAGTAAAGAATGCATAACCTGTGTGCCGCACACACCCTGTAAACCAGGGTACGGGGTTCAAAACATAG CCACCCATATGGAGGACACAGTGTGTCAGAAATGCCCTGAAGGGACGTTTTCCAACGACAGCTCATGGCACAGTGTCTGTATGGAATGGACAGA ATGTGAGAGTGGATACCGTATTCGACAAAGCGGAACAGACGTATCTGACAACATCTGCG AGGAAACCTCAAGGAGGCACATAGTTCTCATCGTTGTTCTGGCTCTTGGGATTGGGGCTTTAGCCATACTTGGAATTGTGTATTGGCTATGCAAAGGT AAACAAGAAGACGCACATGGAAAGGTAAAG GTCTGTGTTGGATCGTGTTTCGGAGATGGAAGGCAGCCACTGAGAGAAACCAAAGTACTGATAACCAACCCGACAGATGCCACTGACGAGGAGTCCATGAAGCTGCCTGAGCTCCAGTCCTCACAGGAGGAGGGCGGTGCGGGGACGCCGGAGGAAAACGAGGACCAGCAGAGCCAGGAGATATCAGCAGGTCTATTTCTCACTGAGAATGGAAAGTTGGTGACTGAGGAGCATGGGAAATCGTCACACCTGTCACGACAGGAATCCCAACCACATACAATTACTGACAGCTACGCTAGTACCGCTTTCACACCAACGACTTAA